The genome window CCGCCCCACGGCGCGACGAGCTGCGCGAGCTCGTCGGCGGTGAGCTCGACCGACGCGACGATTCGTCGCGCGCCGACGCGAAACACTTCGACCGCCGAATGCGCGTTGAACACGTTCGTCGCGTAGTCGGCGACGACGTCGCGTCCTGCCCGTCCCCACTCCGACACGAGGCCGAGGTGGCCGCTGAGCAACGGCAGGCCGGAGTCGAGCCACTTCCCCAGAGCTCGTCGCTCTTCCGGCCGAACGATGGTCGGCGTGCGAAGCCGCAGCGTGACGCCGGACTCGGCGAGCCGCTCGCCGAGCGCGCGGACGCGCGCGAGCGGCGGCGCCGGATGCCTGAGAAATGGATCGAAGCAGACTTCAGTCGCACCGGATGCGGCGGCGGCTTCGGCGGCCTCGATCCGATAGACCTGCGCGGTGAGACGCGGCGCCTCGAGTGGCGCGTGGTTGTCGAGACTCGACTCGGCCACGCGAATCGCCGCAACGGCCGAGTCGATGCGCGCCGTGCGTTCGCCGATGCGCGTGTCGTGCGCCCAACCGCGCCGCTGCGCGAGCTCGTCGACGGCACGCTGGCGCAGGTGGTTTAGTTCGCTGACGGGCAGAAAGAGTCCCGACTCGAGTCCTTGCATGTCGACGGCGCCGAGCGAGAACGCCGTCTCACCCAGCCGGCCGAACTGGTCCCGGAGTAGTTCGGCGTCGAGCGGACGCTTCGTCGCCGGCGCGAGTGTCGTCCCGCTCCGCACTGTCACCGCGTCGCCGTTGGACGTGAACACCGCCTTGAGCGGTGTGCCATGTGCGCCGAAGAGCCGAACGTCGAGACGCGACCGTTTCGTGCGCATGTCGCGCGTCATCGACGAAAAGCTGGCGCGCGCCCGTCCGAGGAGCGCGGCCTCCGACGTACGAATCACTCGCCAACCCGCCGGAACGCGCACGCGAGAGTCGATTGCCTGCTTCACGATGTTTCGTGACGCGAGCGTACGCACCGCCCCCACCGTGAAGCCCATCGTCGGCCCACCGATCGCGTCGGGCGCCTCGAAGCCGAGGCCGTCGCCCTCGCGAATCGGCGAAGAGACTTCGACGAGAATCTCTCCGCGTTCCTGGCCGACGACGACGCCGAGGTCGATGCCTCGATTGTCGGGCTGTGTGCGCGTCGCGTAGTCGCGCCCGGCTCGGCCGCCGAACATGCCGCCGGTAAAACCGCGGCTGAAGATCTGCACGAGCGGCTGCACTTCTTCGGGCGACGCCGGCGTGTCGTCGCCGCGCTCGACGCGGTCCAGGAAGTCGCGGTAGGTCCTGGTGACCGTCGCGACGTACTCCGGCTTTTTCTTTCGCCCTTCGACTTTGAGGCAGACAATGCCGGCGTCCGAAATCGCGGGAAGATGCTCGTGCGCCGCCAGATCCTTCGCCGAGATGA of Gemmatimonadaceae bacterium contains these proteins:
- a CDS encoding DUF3656 domain-containing protein; this encodes MASRHIPELLAPAGSLDAVRAAVANGADAVYLGAARFNARDEGAQLSLDELAEACRIAHERQRRIYLTLNVLIKPAELIDALVFLGEAVDRGIDAVIVQDIGLIRLIRTIYPELEIHGSTQTTVHDESGARVMLELGVDRVVLARENTLDDIRAIRAAVPALGLESFVHGALCISYSGQCFMSGMISERSANRGSCAQSCRKDYVLTDAANGSELDRGYLISAKDLAAHEHLPAISDAGIVCLKVEGRKKKPEYVATVTRTYRDFLDRVERGDDTPASPEEVQPLVQIFSRGFTGGMFGGRAGRDYATRTQPDNRGIDLGVVVGQERGEILVEVSSPIREGDGLGFEAPDAIGGPTMGFTVGAVRTLASRNIVKQAIDSRVRVPAGWRVIRTSEAALLGRARASFSSMTRDMRTKRSRLDVRLFGAHGTPLKAVFTSNGDAVTVRSGTTLAPATKRPLDAELLRDQFGRLGETAFSLGAVDMQGLESGLFLPVSELNHLRQRAVDELAQRRGWAHDTRIGERTARIDSAVAAIRVAESSLDNHAPLEAPRLTAQVYRIEAAEAAAASGATEVCFDPFLRHPAPPLARVRALGERLAESGVTLRLRTPTIVRPEERRALGKWLDSGLPLLSGHLGLVSEWGRAGRDVVADYATNVFNAHSAVEVFRVGARRIVASVELTADELAQLVAPWGGKGFDVFLYGRPEGMTIEHCVLSAAFEREPTTCRDLCVVKHANVELTDPTGYTFPVATDSACRNRLLHSRPVDGSEFLPKLWRAGIRGYQLVFNVPGDDVGAIVARYRSMIDALSAGAEPDTAEIRRLLGTSFTRGHFARAV